The Phaseolus vulgaris cultivar G19833 chromosome 5, P. vulgaris v2.0, whole genome shotgun sequence genomic interval atactaAAACGAAACTATATAACAACATAAAATACTACCCCAAGAAAATTTTAAACGACCAACTTGGTATGTGTAAAATTATATCTAAAGAATCCCGAACTCGATTAGTAATAGTCCAAACTCCACCCGGGTTATATCTAACAAACCCCAAACTCAATTACTAAAAGTTCGAACTCCATGTCTAGTCATAGCTTGAGCTCAACCTAGTAACTAATGCGTGAACTACCCCAACGTTATGTTTCTGAATGATGAGAAATCAAAACAATCAGACACGGTGGCTTCACTCTATAATTTTTATTCGTGCTATATTTTGTCTAATTGCACGGATTAATCAAAACTGTAGCCACAAATTCGATGTCAAATCCACACCAGCAATGGAAGTCACCAACAACATAGTCATAGACAAAGAACTATAAAAATCATACACACCCAAAAGGGTAAGAGCCATGAAAGGCACTAACATACGAAACACTATTTGGTCTACGACCAACCAAATACATAATCAAGAACATACACCAATGCCAGGGAGAAGGGGTAAAGTAGGATAGCCAGTATAGATGTCCATAGAGGGAAGACGGTGCGGAAGCTGGCAAAGACACCCAACAAAATGCAAACGACCAAAATAACCAACACTTCTGAAGAGAAGTCCCATGTCAATCCCCTCGCATAAACCAAGGCCAAGAAGACTGATAGACAAAGCACATTATTCATTGTCACTGCACCATATATCTGTAAAAACAGTAGAAATCATGTTTTAAATTACCTGAAGGAAATAAATTATAGTAATTGGTAAAGCTTATAAATCAGCCAGCCTTAGTCATGTATATCGTTGAAAGAAAAGTATGCATGGATTAACACCATTACCCAAGAAATCCAAAACACGACCTTAAGTTCAGAACCAAACCCCTAGGTTACAAAAACCTGCTAGTACTACGGTTGCAATCATTGCCTCAATACTTTACTCCCAAAGTGATATAAGTGACTTGAAAAGTCAAGGCAAGCAGcaatcattaaattaattagtaAGAAAATATACTAGTAGCCATGAAAAAACACAACAATAGTGATGATGCCAACAAGTAGAGTCACCATTATGATCATCTCACATCAGTTATTCAAAAAGCTAACAGTATAATTTAAGACTTGCGAAATTCCAATTTCTCCAACCCCAGAATTTCAAGACTATTGCAATTTGCAAAGTAGGAATCGATGAGGCCACAGGAAGGTGCAACTTTAGATACATTCTGAACATAAACTCCTCTTTCTATTATCTTCTGCGCCTTGTCCcctccaaaaatattttttcaattaaaaagtatattaatGTTTTGGAAACAAGAACGTGAAAGGGACCCCATTCAGCATCATATTTATCCAAAACTCCAACCACGAAAGGactttttctatttgaataaccacaaaataaattaactatAAAGAGAACTGAATACATTAACCGTAAAATATCATCCTGAATAAGTCATAGTCAGTAATTCACCCATTTTGTTTAGCTAAGTCCTGAATGAACAAGATCATGCGGCAAATTGCATAATTGAGTGAAAAGATATTGTTCAAATGCTTTATAGTTTATAGGTCATACTCAACAATTGCATACTAATGCCTGAAAGAGAAAGAGTATGAAACAAGAAAACAAACCTCGGAAAAAGTTAATGAGGCAGTTTGCCTCTTATCACGACTAGCAAAAATTATTGCCGACACTGCTTCACTTGAATTGGTTGCTAAAGGCAGAAAAATGAAGGAAATGAAGAAAGCAGGAATACTTGTAGCCTCAGAAAAGTTATCCACTGCATCAACCAGGGGATCAGCAAATGCAGCTGCAATAATAGAACCCAGTAGCAGAAACAGAACTGCTTTGATGGATATCCATTTAGAATTCTCAATGCCCTCAACCTCTTCATTACTCTGATCTCCCACATCCAGCAAATCATGTTCCCTTTTTGTTTCCTGTGCACGAAACACCTGTCAGTCTTAAGcaccaaaataaaatttgtgatgttGAGGATTGCATAACTTACTGTGTGAAAATCACTTAAAAACTTCATTGTGTGTGGACCAGCATCACCAGATGCAACTCGAGCACGCTGGGCCCTTTGAAGCCATCTACACACACCATTAACAAATTCTTCTTCATCAACAAGTGCATTGCCAGAAGTGTCAAAATCATTCATGATCCTTGTTACGGCATCATCATGATCCAGGTCAATCTCCTCAAACTGAATTCCAATAACCAGTGCTCTCAATTCATTATGAGTAAGACTGCCATCTTGATTTTCATCAATGGTTGTAAACAATCTACACATATTCCATTAAGAAGTCATTGACAACAAAAAGCATGAGAATTTGAGAAATGCAAGAAACTTCTTTAAAAGTAACATACTTTTAAGTCAAAGCAAAAAGGAGATAGCCTTACTTTCTAATGACTTCTTTATCAGGTTCACCATTATCATTCAGCAGCCTTCCCAACGCACGTTTCTTCAAATGTGTTAAAAATCCTAGTATAACATGCTtgtgtttaatatattcaaGTTTCCTCCTTTGTATCCAGGGCTGGAAAATCTGcaccattttttctttttcttaatttctataAGATGCAAAAACAATGGCCAGGTTTAAAATAGGTCACATATTCATCCAGTATACAGTTACTGAAAGTGCTAGCTATAGGATCACATCCAACAAAAACAATATTGCGTATCATCCAGAGTTATATCAAAATTGTGCTGCTtgatgaaaaaaagaaatataacaaGAAACACAAGTGCACTGTGAAAGAAAATTACCTGGTAAAGACAATAAGCAACCAATAAACCGAGTGACACAATGAGGGCTATCAAAACAGCCAAGTGCCTTCCTGATGTTGAATTAAGAATTTGTGGTAATTGAACGATCACAAATGGAAGGACAGATATAACCATAATCCGTGCTGAATAACTTGTCCAGATATCAGTACTAACACCAGAACCTGCACATGGAGATTTTAGAAGATTAACGATCCAAATGAATCAAACATTCCAAACACTTAAGCAGTACAGCTCAGCTTCATGTATACGATCATCAtggtttagaaataaataagaaaatggAGAATCACAAATTCAGAATATATCTTTAACCAGCCCTCTTCTTAAAGTCTCAAACTCATGTTACAACAATAATAATCAATGCACACATTCAGTAGTTTGAATGCATTATATAATCCTTGATCCACAATTAGGATTGAAGAAAGATACTCGCATGAATCACCAAGTGAACCATATCTCAATTATTACTTCTTGTTAGTGATGTTAGAACAGCATAAAATCATTCATCTGTCTTCATTTTAAACTTAAGCCCTCATGATATTGTATCAGAATATTTATGACCAAGAGGTAACAATCATTCTTCTAAACAATAAAATGTTGAAATTAAGCAAAAAGTAGTTGGCCATATGGGCTGTTCACTGTTCAAGCCTAAAGAGACACTGTACGAGAGGGCATGCTAAAAGATGTTACACATGCTAAAGCCAAAGCTTTTGTGATAGTCAGCCCATgacacttttaaaaaatatcattagtTAAGAAATCAACAATCAGCTTACGTTGACATAAAAAACATAGAAAATGTTTAAAAGGGAAACTCCAGAAGGTTGATTGCTTGAATTGAATGACAAGAAAAGAGAGGAAACACCAGAATCTTCATGCTTTGGGAAAGAGGAAGTTGGTTGACGTAacttgattttaaaaataaataatgaaccGTTTCAAATGGCATACCAGTTAAACTAAATCCCCTAGTGTCTTGTGAATCTATAGCAATTGAATCCTCGATGTCACACTTGCCAACAATTACACAGGTCCCCCATATTATAGTAAGAAGCAGCACCGTGGACCCAGCTAGCAGTCCCATTCCAACAGATACCTGACTTTGAGCAGTTTCTTTACTACCTGAAAGCCCAGacactagaaaaaaaaaacaagaaatataTATTAGGGGGAAAATGGTTAAATAACAGCACTACATAACCATAAATGATAGTAGGTGTGAGAGACAAAGAAATTCCAAGTGAAGTGGAAAAAAATCCAAAGCACATATATTACAAAAGATTAAAGTTCAGTGAACTTCTGATAATTAAGGAAGCATAAGAGATGTCTCAAAGCAATCACTACTAGTCAGATAATACTGAATCAGCTAAATTATCCAATTTTGGCCTCCATTTGGCAGTTAATAATTGAACAGAAAATCTAGAAATTCTACAAAATCCGTCCCATATCAGCTATTGCTCGTACTGAGAGGTGAGAGTGGTTAATCTTAACTATACAATAAAAAAGAATAGTCAAAATTATATCTAAATAAAACAATATTGACCATTGACCATCTatactatatatttatatggtCAAGATTAACTCCTCCCAGATTCTCAAGCACAGATGGAACTTTTTTACAGTTTATTATGCATCTGCTCTTCCATGGGACACCCAGGCTCAAAACTACGCTTATTCTTCTACCAAACACcataaaaagaaattgaaattatattgaaGTGGAAAAAAAAGGCAGCAGCAAAAAGCATTCCATCATGTAGGGGTTCACACCGCGAAAAATAAGCACCAAAAGTAAAGCAAAGCGGTTGAAAATTCAACACAACCAAAAagaatctaaaaaaaaaaaagatatccCAAAGAGCAAAGGCGGAAGCGCTTTGGGAAGGAGAATCCGGAAAAAAACTGCAACAAAGGATCCAACTGAATAATCATGAGAATTCAAACAATATTCTCTTCGCCGATTAGAAAAAActacaaatagaaaaaagaaaaaaggtaGTAGATATTTGGGGGCAGAGAATAAGGCTCTGTATTTCCGATCCTTTTGTGAGGTGGCGGACAACCTTAAACAGGCAGGTAAATTCACAATAGCGACGCGAACCACTTGAGCAAACAACAATCCAATTAAACAAAGAGAATCAGAACAACCCATACCATCATCCAAACAAGGCCTAACCAAGCACACCACAGTCTACACCACACATCTCTCGCTACTTCACCAACAAAATCTCAATCCGTAGAATCTCATCCAGCACTACAAGCTAAGACAAACATTCCAGCaacataaagtaaaaaaaaaaggctCAAACCACTGAATTTTCACTATCACTAAAAAGCGAAAAGTTATTGAGGAAAGTTATTCAATCAAAATCGAAGTCTCACATCTACATATTCTACCAACTTTTTGATGTAAGTTGTATTTAACAGATTCCGGTATATAACTAAAATTCTAATCAGAGAGCAAGCCGTAGAGTAAGTATTGAATCCAAGTTTTGGCGTggttaaaaagaaaatagagagTGAGAGTTAGTTACCGAGGATGAGCATGGCATCGGGAAGTGCACCGAGGATGGGGAGGAAGAGGCCGCCAACAATGCCGGGGCCCAAGATCTCGAGCAGGAGCTCGCTGCCGCCGGAGAGGAACGTGGCGGCCTTGAACATGAGGAAACCATAGatgaggatgaggaagaggttacCTAAGACGGTGGTGGTGCACGGTAGGAAGCCGTAGGTCTGCTCGCAGGAGGACTCAACCGTGATTGCCGAGGGGAGGCGGAGGAGGCCCTCCCAGCTGTTGTTGGAGACGCCATCAGAGAGCGGATCGCGGGAGAAGAAGCGAGCATGAGCGTGACCGCACAGGATCACGATCCAAAGGATGAGGAAGATGGACCGGTAGGAAGTGAGAGAGGCAGGCATGGTGATTGGTGGTGGTATGTACCCTCACTAACGACCAAATCACTACATATATACGTGTCTATTATAAGTCGTCAAATTTCAcaatctattatttttattttaaattaaatattactctCTGTTAACCCTTTCTTTCAAATTATTAATCCAAAAAATATCTAATTTGGAAGGACAAGTCGCAGAGAGATATATTTGACATTTGGGGTACGGAAGATGCATTCATTGCAGACACGTAAGGTACGCGCACAGTTTGTGGGAATATAGGAAAAGATATATAACAGGAAAGTTTCTCGTGAGTATCGTAATTTAATTCTTGATTTTGAAGTGCTTTAATGCTTCAACTAAAAGTCACACtgagattttaattattttttaattacttcaaattaatatatatacacgtaatgttataattatataatttataactcTCCGTCACAAAATTGGAAATACATTTATCTCTAATGACTATCAATATTCCATAATCAAATTTGTaatatcataaatatttattataaaagttaaCGTAGAGTTCAATGAATTATAATagttgaataattatttattaattataataacttATAATATCTATCTTAAGGTTAATTTAATGGTTAAAAGCAGTTACAAATACAACGAAGCACAAATTATCTTATTGaatataatcatatttaatgtatatattattatctttaatcCTCTTACTACCTTAAGCATTACATAATCATTTTTTCAAGTGaacattttcttctattttgtgACCAGTCAAAAACATATCTGTAGAAAAATACTgtcctatatattttttacggATCGTGGATCCACTCACCcgcttttttttatctctaattaatttaatcttacataaatatttgttatttttgggaaaaatcactttaaattatttgttaACTCGTTAATTATTTGTTAACTCGTTAATTATTTGTTAACTCGTTAATTATTTGTTAACTcgttattatttatatttatagtttATATCCAATTATCTCATAAAGAAACAAAAGATTTGGAATATACCTTTTTTTTGTAGAAAGTGCTCGAAACAATTAAGaatgtttcattttaatttcaaCAAAGAGAGagttcttttctttttgtcGGCAAAAGACAGAGACACGATAGTTACCTTCAAAATAGCTTAATTTTAAGTTGACAtggaaataaaattaatatgacaccatataataattttgtaattgttaaatttatatcggtaacatatttaaattaaattaattaagttaaaccacattttcaaatattaatttttttttaagtcgCTTACAATTAAGATTTTAATAAACGGAGTTTTCAAGAACTTAcctttctaaaaaataattttattaagatGGTAAATAGTTATCAATGCATTTAAAAgcaataatattaaattaattattaaactcatatttttttatatttaggtTTCCGAAATACTTTATTACTTAACAAATCCTCACAAAATATTTCTTGATAAAATCTTAAGTTTTATGAAAAATGTTGTTCTTAAATGTGTTAAAGAAATTTCTTTTAAGACCTTAAAAGATGGAAgaggaagaaaacaaaaactataTTTCTCAATAAATATGGTACAAGGATCGATGTAAATACTTTTTTATGTATGGTACCAGGAATAGGAATGGAATGTTATTCCTTTTTGGTGAATATTTCACCAAATATAGAAAGAGTTAGGTAAAGATATATTTGTCTTAAATACAGATGAATATGAATcacataatataaaaactaGTGTGATGACATTTAGTAGATTGGTCATAGCAAATCATTAT includes:
- the LOC137835153 gene encoding sodium/calcium exchanger NCL, coding for MPASLTSYRSIFLILWIVILCGHAHARFFSRDPLSDGVSNNSWEGLLRLPSAITVESSCEQTYGFLPCTTTVLGNLFLILIYGFLMFKAATFLSGGSELLLEILGPGIVGGLFLPILGALPDAMLILVSGLSGSKETAQSQVSVGMGLLAGSTVLLLTIIWGTCVIVGKCDIEDSIAIDSQDTRGFSLTGSGVSTDIWTSYSARIMVISVLPFVIVQLPQILNSTSGRHLAVLIALIVSLGLLVAYCLYQIFQPWIQRRKLEYIKHKHVILGFLTHLKKRALGRLLNDNGEPDKEVIRKLFTTIDENQDGSLTHNELRALVIGIQFEEIDLDHDDAVTRIMNDFDTSGNALVDEEEFVNGVCRWLQRAQRARVASGDAGPHTMKFLSDFHTETKREHDLLDVGDQSNEEVEGIENSKWISIKAVLFLLLGSIIAAAFADPLVDAVDNFSEATSIPAFFISFIFLPLATNSSEAVSAIIFASRDKRQTASLTFSEIYGAVTMNNVLCLSVFLALVYARGLTWDFSSEVLVILVVCILLGVFASFRTVFPLWTSILAILLYPFSLALVYVLDYVFGWS